One genomic segment of Paenibacillus xylanexedens includes these proteins:
- a CDS encoding adenosylcobalamin-dependent ribonucleoside-diphosphate reductase, giving the protein MKSNQRSHQLEGLSEKIFLDRYAWKDADSNHAKVGDVVLVLTKDDPKFPTKEVGEIIERQGQLVQVRTRSGEIIETNVEKLTLNIEKTPEEMWDRLAKAMASVESTADQRATWESKFRSVLEDWKLVPGGRIAAGAGASDELTLFNCYVIPSPQDSRGGIMRTLTEMTEIMARGGGVGINLSSLRPRRAVVKGVNGSSSGSVSWGGLFSYTTGLIEQGGSRRGALMLMMNDWHPDVLDFTTVKQTMGQVTNANLSVCVSNAFMEAVKQDGDWDLVFPDTNDPDYDTEWNGDMQQWKAAGHSVVHYRTLKAREIWHTIIESAWKSAEPGVVFMEYYNQMSNSWYFNPIICTNPCGEQGLPGWGVCNLSAINLSKFYDETNHDVAWDELAETTRISARFLDNVIDATPYHFEENRLNQQRERRVGLGTMGLAELMIKLRIRYGSPESLAFLDKLYGFMAKEAYLASAQIAAEKGAFPAFEAEPYLQSGFMKNMVATYPEVGEAIRKQGIRNVTLITQAPTGSTGTMVGTSTGIEPYFAFKYFRQSRLGYDEQFVPIAQEWLDEHPGEALPDYYVTAMDLSAENHIRVQAAIQQWVDSSISKTANCPADFTVEDTAELYELAFDLGCKGVTIYRDGSRDVQVLSTSKKEETQGEDQNTAEAEEKTVVSAIENPNNAEVQASDGTSNSQVGVRTHSSDQAPSSSTVLDKQYRSRPQVLRGATYKINTPFGMAYITINDLEGTPGEIFLNVGKAGSDVFAMAEALGRVCSLFLRYGDHGHKVELLIKHLKGIGGSGAIGFGANRVESIADAVAKALESHVQSDVQENEPGALQEQSQVESTYPKVEDQKAFTESRDLCPSCGSASLMNVEGCKTCSNCGYSKCN; this is encoded by the coding sequence ATGAAATCGAACCAACGATCGCATCAATTAGAAGGACTTAGCGAAAAAATATTTCTGGACCGATACGCCTGGAAGGACGCTGATTCGAATCATGCCAAGGTCGGAGATGTTGTATTGGTATTAACGAAGGATGATCCCAAGTTCCCGACCAAGGAAGTGGGCGAAATCATAGAACGTCAGGGTCAGCTTGTACAGGTAAGGACTCGAAGTGGAGAGATCATCGAGACAAACGTGGAGAAATTGACACTCAACATAGAAAAAACACCGGAAGAGATGTGGGACCGTCTTGCCAAAGCAATGGCATCTGTCGAATCCACAGCGGATCAGCGGGCAACGTGGGAGTCCAAGTTCCGCTCCGTATTGGAAGATTGGAAGTTAGTACCCGGAGGCCGTATTGCTGCGGGCGCGGGGGCAAGCGATGAGCTTACACTCTTCAATTGTTATGTCATTCCGTCTCCGCAAGACAGTCGGGGTGGCATTATGAGGACCTTGACCGAGATGACGGAGATTATGGCACGTGGGGGAGGAGTTGGCATTAATTTGTCCTCTTTGCGTCCCCGCCGAGCGGTGGTGAAAGGTGTCAACGGATCATCCAGCGGTTCCGTCTCGTGGGGCGGATTGTTCAGTTATACGACTGGACTGATTGAACAGGGCGGAAGCCGCCGGGGTGCGCTCATGCTGATGATGAATGACTGGCATCCGGATGTGCTTGATTTTACTACCGTGAAACAAACGATGGGGCAGGTGACCAATGCCAATCTGTCTGTATGTGTGAGCAACGCATTTATGGAGGCTGTCAAGCAGGACGGAGATTGGGATTTGGTTTTCCCCGATACAAACGATCCGGACTACGACACCGAGTGGAACGGGGATATGCAGCAATGGAAAGCCGCGGGTCATTCGGTGGTGCACTATCGTACGCTGAAGGCTCGCGAAATCTGGCATACTATTATTGAATCAGCCTGGAAATCGGCAGAGCCTGGTGTGGTATTCATGGAGTACTACAACCAGATGTCCAACAGCTGGTACTTCAATCCGATTATCTGTACTAATCCGTGCGGGGAACAAGGCCTGCCTGGCTGGGGTGTATGTAATCTGTCTGCGATCAATCTGTCCAAATTCTACGATGAAACAAATCATGATGTGGCATGGGATGAACTGGCGGAAACCACTCGCATCTCGGCTAGATTTTTGGACAATGTCATCGATGCAACACCATATCATTTTGAGGAAAATAGACTGAATCAGCAGCGGGAACGCCGGGTTGGGCTTGGCACGATGGGACTGGCAGAGCTGATGATTAAGCTGCGTATTCGATACGGCAGTCCTGAATCTCTTGCATTTCTGGATAAACTGTATGGATTCATGGCGAAGGAGGCCTATCTGGCATCGGCACAGATTGCAGCAGAGAAGGGAGCTTTCCCAGCTTTCGAAGCTGAACCGTATTTACAGAGTGGATTCATGAAAAACATGGTTGCGACGTACCCTGAAGTGGGAGAGGCCATCCGTAAACAGGGCATTCGAAATGTCACACTGATCACACAAGCGCCAACGGGAAGTACAGGTACGATGGTGGGCACATCAACAGGTATTGAGCCGTATTTTGCCTTCAAGTATTTCCGTCAAAGCCGTCTAGGTTATGATGAACAGTTCGTACCGATCGCACAAGAATGGCTGGATGAACATCCGGGTGAAGCTTTACCAGACTATTATGTGACGGCGATGGATTTGTCGGCTGAGAATCACATACGGGTGCAGGCAGCAATTCAGCAATGGGTGGATAGTTCGATCTCGAAGACGGCCAACTGTCCGGCTGATTTTACAGTGGAGGATACGGCTGAGCTGTACGAACTGGCCTTCGACCTTGGCTGCAAGGGAGTAACGATATACCGCGACGGCAGCAGGGATGTGCAGGTGTTGTCCACGTCGAAGAAGGAAGAGACCCAAGGTGAAGATCAGAACACGGCGGAAGCTGAAGAGAAGACAGTCGTATCTGCTATAGAAAACCCGAATAATGCTGAAGTACAGGCAAGTGATGGAACTTCCAATAGCCAGGTTGGTGTTAGAACGCATTCTTCCGATCAAGCCCCGTCCTCTTCTACGGTACTGGATAAACAATACAGAAGCCGTCCTCAAGTACTGCGCGGTGCGACATACAAAATCAATACGCCATTTGGTATGGCTTACATTACGATCAATGATCTGGAGGGAACGCCGGGTGAGATCTTCCTGAACGTGGGCAAAGCGGGATCGGACGTGTTTGCCATGGCTGAGGCACTCGGTCGCGTATGCTCTCTGTTCCTTCGATACGGAGATCATGGGCACAAGGTTGAACTGTTGATCAAACATCTCAAGGGAATCGGTGGTTCGGGAGCGATTGGCTTCGGGGCCAACCGGGTGGAATCGATTGCTGATGCAGTCGCCAAAGCATTGGAAAGTCATGTACAGAGCGATGTGCAGGAGAACGAACCTGGAGCATTACAAGAACAGAGTCAAGTGGAGAGCACGTATCCAAAAGTAGAGGATCAGAAAGCCTTTACCGAATCGAGAGATTTATGTCCTTCATGCGGCTCGGCATCCCTGATGAATGTGGAAGGTTGCAAAACATGCAGCAACTGTGGGTACAGTAAATGCAATTAA
- the catA gene encoding type A chloramphenicol O-acetyltransferase has protein sequence MFNPIVLDQWDRKPYFDHYLNQVRCTYSITANLDITLLINELKLKGLKFYPALIHMISKVVNAHREFRTCFDAEGRLGYWDEMSPSYTIFHEDNKSFSTIWTAFHEDFETFHIRYLEDMKNYKDHKQFVAKPNEPPNTFPVSSIPWVNFTGFNLNIYNEGTYLLPIFTMGKYVQQNDKVYLPLSVQLHHAVCDGYHAGVVFNELQSLADRCQDWC, from the coding sequence ATGTTTAATCCAATCGTGTTAGATCAGTGGGATCGAAAGCCATACTTTGACCACTACTTGAATCAGGTCAGATGTACCTACAGCATAACTGCTAATCTGGATATCACGCTATTGATCAACGAACTGAAGCTTAAAGGATTGAAGTTCTATCCCGCTCTTATTCACATGATCTCTAAGGTTGTCAATGCACACAGGGAATTTCGAACTTGTTTTGACGCCGAGGGGAGATTGGGCTACTGGGACGAAATGTCTCCGAGTTATACAATTTTTCATGAGGACAACAAAAGTTTCTCAACGATCTGGACAGCATTCCATGAAGATTTTGAGACGTTCCACATTCGTTATCTGGAAGATATGAAGAATTACAAAGATCACAAACAATTTGTTGCCAAACCCAATGAACCGCCAAATACTTTTCCCGTTTCCAGTATTCCTTGGGTGAACTTTACGGGATTTAATCTGAATATTTACAATGAGGGAACCTACTTGTTGCCTATTTTCACGATGGGGAAATATGTTCAACAGAACGATAAAGTATATCTTCCCTTATCCGTTCAGTTACATCACGCCGTGTGCGACGGCTACCATGCTGGTGTTGTATTTAATGAATTGCAATCACTTGCAGATCGATGCCAAGATTGGTGTTAG
- a CDS encoding flavin reductase family protein: MRQPIEEPIFYSYPGMVAVVTSRHEGVQNVMASGWHTYIGSSPGVYGISLRKETYSYELIEKSGVFGVHFLPGHRSEWIQAAGTFSGRDTDKFTRFGIPYEEGIKVSVPILTDAYFAYECKVMDITTYGDHEWIAGEVLQRYQDQKYFLENGMVDLEKLQIPMYTGRSAYRIMDARTEEKIHPFHL; the protein is encoded by the coding sequence ATGCGTCAGCCGATAGAAGAACCTATATTTTATTCTTATCCTGGAATGGTAGCGGTGGTGACTTCACGTCATGAGGGAGTCCAGAATGTGATGGCGTCCGGATGGCATACATACATCGGATCATCACCAGGCGTATACGGCATCTCCCTTCGTAAGGAAACATACTCCTATGAACTCATTGAGAAGAGCGGCGTATTCGGTGTTCATTTCCTACCAGGTCATCGATCGGAGTGGATTCAAGCTGCAGGAACGTTCAGTGGAAGAGATACGGATAAATTCACAAGATTCGGCATTCCATATGAGGAAGGAATCAAGGTAAGTGTACCCATTTTGACAGACGCTTATTTTGCTTATGAGTGCAAGGTTATGGACATTACGACATATGGTGACCATGAATGGATTGCAGGCGAAGTGTTGCAGCGATATCAGGATCAGAAGTACTTTCTGGAGAATGGAATGGTTGATCTGGAGAAGTTGCAAATCCCAATGTACACAGGGCGTTCAGCATACCGGATCATGGATGCGAGGACAGAAGAAAAGATTCACCCGTTCCACCTCTAG
- a CDS encoding acyltransferase family protein, with translation MSQSLNRKRHMNGLDGLRAIAVLAVIAYHLNLDFIPGGLLGVGIFFVLSGYLITDILVSQWQEHGRISLGDFWVRRVRRLLPGMLTMTAVVMIWLACTDPSRLAALRGDIVSGVLYISNWWYIFHNVSYFESFGPPSPFGHFWSLAVEEQFYLIWPLLLIAAIIVFKRKGWLVVFIVVAAELSAGAMAIMYNPDLDPSRVYYGTDTRAFALLAGAALAVVWPSRKLSSSLPGMNRIVLDVSGLAALALLIYMMLNSSEYDPFLYQGGMVLQAIATTLLVAVLAHPSSFLARIIGAKPLRWIGERSYGLYLWHYPVIILTNPAVDTGGAHPVRIILQVAATVVLASLSLKYIENPIRYNGFRDSWSRLWGRGRSSIGIRNVWWKRAGLLMTILLLSYTVSQMMVSHAANSDSHSVSMSNTLNGENSVAEEQGQNVLPATTATSGSGQKNNAHSHKPEAGTKDDPGKNEKPTGESAPDSKPDDQGNSVNPGKDVQSEDKPANDSVNNENDAPDDAGANQSDNTDHTDDTPDSSQDNEETAPPAQDGKVHYTVIGDSVILDAKPYLEQSISGVYVDGHVGRQMWQAGDVLEGLKQNNQMGSKVVLELGTNGSFNSKNLNAVLDYLKDEDRVYLVTVRVPRPWERTVNRALNEAASKYSNVSLIDWNSASEGHDEYFEKDGVHLTTQGSEAFAELVKNSIQ, from the coding sequence ATGTCACAATCGTTAAATCGTAAGAGACATATGAACGGACTTGACGGCTTGCGAGCCATCGCGGTACTTGCGGTAATCGCTTATCATCTGAATTTGGATTTTATTCCGGGTGGACTGCTCGGTGTAGGTATATTCTTTGTTCTCTCGGGATATTTAATTACCGATATTCTCGTGTCACAGTGGCAGGAACATGGACGCATTTCACTCGGTGATTTCTGGGTAAGACGGGTAAGGCGTTTGCTTCCAGGCATGCTGACCATGACAGCTGTGGTGATGATCTGGCTGGCCTGTACAGACCCATCGCGGCTTGCTGCGCTTCGTGGTGATATCGTTTCGGGTGTATTATACATAAGCAATTGGTGGTATATCTTTCACAACGTTTCCTATTTCGAAAGTTTTGGCCCTCCATCACCGTTTGGACATTTCTGGTCGCTGGCTGTGGAAGAGCAATTTTATCTTATATGGCCTCTTCTACTGATCGCAGCAATTATAGTGTTCAAAAGAAAGGGATGGCTGGTCGTTTTCATTGTTGTCGCAGCTGAATTGTCTGCTGGCGCAATGGCCATCATGTATAATCCGGATTTGGACCCGAGCCGTGTATATTATGGAACAGACACGCGGGCATTTGCACTGCTTGCTGGTGCTGCTCTTGCCGTGGTGTGGCCTAGTCGCAAGCTATCGAGCTCTCTGCCTGGCATGAACCGGATTGTGCTCGATGTATCAGGACTTGCTGCGCTTGCTTTATTAATCTACATGATGCTGAATAGCAGTGAATATGATCCGTTTCTGTATCAAGGGGGCATGGTGCTTCAGGCTATCGCAACAACGTTGTTGGTAGCAGTGTTGGCTCACCCATCATCTTTCCTGGCACGTATCATTGGAGCGAAGCCACTACGCTGGATCGGAGAGCGATCCTACGGATTATATCTGTGGCATTATCCTGTCATTATTTTAACCAATCCCGCGGTGGATACGGGAGGAGCACATCCTGTACGAATCATTTTACAGGTTGCTGCAACGGTTGTACTGGCCTCATTGTCCCTTAAATATATTGAAAATCCGATTCGGTACAATGGATTCCGTGATTCTTGGTCCCGATTATGGGGAAGAGGGCGGTCATCAATCGGTATACGTAACGTATGGTGGAAGCGAGCAGGTCTGTTGATGACGATTCTGCTGTTGTCCTATACGGTATCTCAGATGATGGTCTCACATGCAGCGAACTCCGATTCCCATTCGGTATCGATGTCCAACACATTGAATGGAGAGAATTCCGTAGCGGAGGAACAGGGACAGAATGTTTTGCCAGCTACTACAGCGACATCAGGCTCAGGCCAAAAGAACAATGCGCATAGCCATAAACCGGAGGCAGGAACGAAAGATGATCCGGGGAAAAATGAGAAGCCAACAGGAGAGTCTGCTCCAGACTCAAAACCTGACGACCAAGGCAATTCAGTGAATCCTGGCAAGGACGTTCAGTCTGAAGATAAGCCGGCTAATGACTCCGTGAATAACGAGAATGATGCGCCGGATGACGCTGGAGCGAATCAATCCGATAATACGGATCATACGGATGATACACCTGATTCATCTCAGGACAATGAAGAAACAGCTCCTCCTGCCCAGGATGGCAAGGTTCATTATACCGTCATTGGAGATTCGGTGATTTTGGATGCAAAACCGTATCTCGAGCAAAGTATATCGGGAGTGTATGTGGACGGACATGTCGGTCGTCAGATGTGGCAGGCAGGTGATGTATTGGAAGGTCTGAAACAAAACAACCAAATGGGCAGCAAAGTGGTGCTGGAGCTCGGGACGAATGGTTCCTTTAACTCCAAAAACTTGAATGCTGTGCTTGATTATCTGAAGGATGAGGATCGGGTATATCTGGTTACTGTGCGCGTACCTCGTCCGTGGGAACGAACGGTGAACAGGGCGTTGAATGAGGCAGCATCCAAATACAGCAATGTCTCGTTGATTGACTGGAACAGTGCAAGTGAGGGACATGACGAATATTTTGAAAAAGATGGTGTACATCTCACTACGCAAGGGTCCGAAGCTTTTGCAGAACTGGTGAAAAACAGTATCCAATAA
- a CDS encoding extracellular solute-binding protein produces MLKKWLSGFLAITLFSIILAGCAGGDTSEGGSGNDKVTVTLWHNWTGQDAKAVAMRKIIEDFRAAHPDIEVVDEGLPTDGLKTRLRTVAAANEMPDLFVMWPDAMTKEFVKGDLLQPINAELDAKPEWKDNFIPNALDGYTVDGNIYSVPMNLAPSSFIYYNEALFKQYNVKVPETWAELEQAIATFNQNKVIPMALGNKANWVAQSTIFSTLADRITGTDWFLKATAQDGASFTDPQFVEVLNKMQELGNTKAFQDGFNSIDETQMMQLYFQGKAAMVMNGGWALANLVNNAPEEVLNNTHITILPPVDGGQGEPRTTSGVVGTGLGVSKKLSGTQKEAAMELFYALAGPDGQKATLDSSTLVSYKIDLDKTKAHPLFVELYDLMQEVKITPVYDSKLGSATVEVINNALQELLMGGKAEDIAAKIQAAQANAVSQ; encoded by the coding sequence ATGTTGAAAAAATGGCTTTCGGGTTTCCTGGCAATAACATTGTTCTCCATTATTCTGGCTGGCTGTGCTGGCGGGGACACTTCAGAAGGAGGCAGCGGCAATGACAAAGTAACCGTCACACTCTGGCACAACTGGACCGGACAGGATGCAAAGGCGGTTGCGATGCGCAAAATTATTGAAGATTTCCGCGCGGCGCATCCAGATATTGAAGTTGTGGATGAAGGCTTGCCAACAGATGGTCTCAAAACCCGGCTTCGCACGGTGGCAGCTGCCAACGAGATGCCAGACCTGTTCGTGATGTGGCCGGATGCCATGACTAAGGAATTTGTAAAAGGAGATCTGTTACAGCCCATTAATGCAGAGCTGGACGCAAAGCCGGAGTGGAAAGATAACTTTATCCCGAATGCACTGGACGGATACACCGTAGACGGGAACATCTACTCCGTGCCCATGAATCTGGCGCCGAGTTCCTTCATTTATTACAATGAAGCTTTGTTCAAGCAGTACAACGTAAAAGTGCCTGAGACATGGGCGGAACTGGAACAAGCGATTGCTACGTTTAATCAAAATAAAGTCATTCCTATGGCGCTTGGCAACAAGGCCAACTGGGTAGCACAATCGACGATATTCAGTACACTGGCTGACCGCATCACTGGCACGGACTGGTTCCTGAAAGCGACAGCACAAGATGGTGCAAGTTTTACCGATCCGCAATTTGTTGAAGTCTTGAATAAGATGCAAGAGCTTGGCAACACCAAGGCATTCCAGGATGGATTCAATAGTATCGATGAAACACAGATGATGCAGCTTTATTTCCAAGGTAAGGCAGCGATGGTCATGAACGGCGGATGGGCCTTGGCAAATCTGGTGAACAATGCACCTGAAGAGGTGTTGAACAACACACATATTACGATTCTTCCTCCAGTGGACGGAGGTCAGGGCGAACCAAGAACAACATCCGGTGTAGTAGGAACCGGGTTGGGTGTAAGTAAAAAGCTGAGTGGTACTCAAAAAGAGGCAGCGATGGAGTTGTTCTACGCGCTCGCAGGACCGGACGGTCAGAAGGCCACATTGGATAGCAGCACATTGGTGAGTTACAAGATTGATCTGGATAAAACCAAGGCACATCCGTTGTTCGTTGAATTATATGATCTGATGCAGGAAGTGAAGATCACGCCAGTATACGATTCCAAGCTGGGATCGGCAACGGTTGAGGTTATTAATAATGCATTGCAAGAGTTGCTTATGGGCGGCAAGGCCGAAGACATTGCGGCTAAAATTCAGGCGGCTCAAGCCAATGCAGTTAGTCAGTAA
- a CDS encoding carbohydrate ABC transporter permease encodes MNALRSRRFIMLGLAPAVIIYALFVFVPVVWSAYYGFFNWSGIGASKYIGVDNYVEIWHDPVFWRALKNNVIFVLASVFGQIPLALMLAVILHKSNPLQRFLRSAVFLPMVLSTVVIGMIWQYIYHPQIGILNFLLDALGLESWKLQWLSDDKIAIFSLVPPLLWSFVGLYLIIFISALQNIPGEIHDAAKIDGASGIRKLVSVSLPIIWGTVQVAIILCISGSLKSFDLVYIMTKGGPAHATELLATYMYNSTFTTYRYGFGSAISTTIVLISLLLIGTSQWLTSRKRKENQ; translated from the coding sequence ATGAACGCACTGCGCAGTCGGCGTTTTATTATGCTGGGGCTGGCCCCGGCAGTCATCATTTATGCATTGTTTGTATTTGTACCAGTCGTGTGGTCGGCATACTACGGTTTCTTCAACTGGTCCGGCATCGGCGCATCCAAATATATTGGTGTGGATAATTACGTGGAGATCTGGCATGATCCTGTGTTTTGGCGGGCACTGAAAAATAACGTTATTTTTGTGTTGGCATCGGTATTTGGACAAATTCCGTTAGCGTTGATGTTGGCGGTCATCTTACACAAAAGTAATCCGTTACAGCGGTTTTTACGCTCAGCCGTATTTCTGCCGATGGTGTTATCCACTGTCGTTATCGGTATGATCTGGCAGTATATCTATCATCCGCAGATCGGGATATTGAACTTTCTGCTGGACGCACTGGGGCTGGAAAGTTGGAAGCTGCAATGGCTTTCCGATGACAAGATTGCCATTTTCTCATTGGTACCGCCGCTGCTATGGAGCTTTGTCGGGTTGTATCTGATTATCTTTATCTCGGCACTACAGAATATTCCAGGCGAGATTCATGATGCTGCCAAAATAGACGGTGCTTCAGGAATCCGGAAACTGGTATCAGTCTCTTTGCCCATAATCTGGGGTACGGTTCAGGTAGCGATCATTCTATGTATTTCGGGTAGTCTGAAATCATTCGATCTGGTCTACATCATGACCAAGGGTGGTCCGGCACATGCGACGGAACTGCTTGCAACGTATATGTACAATTCAACCTTTACAACATACCGATATGGTTTTGGTAGTGCGATCTCAACAACCATCGTACTGATCTCCCTGCTGCTGATCGGAACAAGCCAGTGGCTAACCAGTCGCAAACGAAAAGAGAATCAATAG
- a CDS encoding carbohydrate ABC transporter permease, translating into MRVTPVSMPSPRSSSGHPIRRLRSGIVWTLLTVYGILTLYPFYWLVISAFKTNEDFYSRPFGLPENWNVANFSNAWESSRLGTAFGNSLIVSVGSLILTLFIAALASFILARFQFSWKGLIMTFFVVGMLIPIHSTLVPLFILMKQMSLLNTYWALILPYTAFALPTAIFVLTAYLTSVPRDIEEAAFIDGTGLWGLFTRIMLPMSVPALSTVTILSFLHAWNDFSFALVFINKTGLKTLPLAIANFADGYQTDYGLTLAAMTLSVIPTIILYLIFQEQVMKGMTAGAVKG; encoded by the coding sequence ATGCGCGTGACACCTGTATCCATGCCATCACCACGAAGCAGCTCGGGCCATCCGATTCGCCGCCTACGTAGCGGAATTGTTTGGACGCTGCTAACGGTCTATGGTATTTTAACATTGTATCCGTTCTACTGGCTCGTGATTAGTGCGTTCAAAACAAATGAAGATTTCTATAGCAGGCCCTTTGGTCTGCCGGAAAACTGGAATGTTGCCAATTTCAGCAATGCATGGGAAAGCTCCAGGCTGGGGACCGCTTTTGGCAATTCACTAATTGTATCGGTGGGATCACTTATTCTAACGCTGTTTATTGCAGCGCTGGCTTCATTTATCCTGGCTCGTTTCCAGTTTAGCTGGAAAGGGTTAATCATGACCTTTTTTGTTGTGGGCATGCTCATTCCGATCCATAGTACACTTGTGCCCTTATTTATCTTAATGAAACAGATGTCCTTGCTGAATACGTACTGGGCATTAATATTACCTTATACGGCTTTTGCATTGCCTACAGCTATTTTTGTGCTTACTGCATATCTGACAAGTGTTCCACGTGATATTGAAGAGGCAGCTTTCATTGATGGAACAGGACTTTGGGGATTGTTTACCCGGATCATGCTTCCCATGTCTGTCCCTGCATTGTCTACGGTTACGATCCTGAGTTTCCTGCATGCGTGGAATGACTTTTCATTTGCGCTTGTATTCATCAACAAAACCGGATTGAAAACGTTACCGCTGGCTATTGCGAACTTTGCGGATGGGTATCAAACCGATTACGGATTAACGCTTGCTGCCATGACCCTGTCGGTCATTCCAACCATTATCTTGTATCTCATATTCCAGGAACAGGTTATGAAAGGCATGACAGCCGGAGCTGTCAAAGGATAA
- a CDS encoding cache domain-containing sensor histidine kinase, whose protein sequence is MARWLTSSLQRKLSVVVTASMIVPLLALGLFAFLISSRITEQKTKLSGMDTLKQVEANLRYMLQDAENLSIFLIGERDIQQYLSHNEDHELDRVDILGRMTNLAASKKYIANIAIYPGRFDATLSTATWYESNESNLSYPSVPSGEAVKQWTGVYPVQNYAGIQNVITLVRPIRSIHDYRPIGWLAISLDEKAISKGWAALGLGRGQGRLELIGSSGEILSSMDKSRLGLKLEQAEPGVTTLIQDGGSGTTTYGSGDDKRTLLYYPEELTGWTLVGTVPYDQYKSENRYILILTGCAVAMSAAISAALVWFTVRRVTRPLRVLTRHLSRIDPERPLPLFRSESDDEIGRLGESYNLLGAHIQLLKEEVIRGEARKKEADLRVLQAQINPHFLYNTLSSIHWIALMSEEKRIADMVEGLSDFLRISLNNGQDYCPVEQEIAHIRHYVRVQSIRFPDQFVLHYIVDPALEKRMMLKLLLQPLVENAMIHGIQPKAGVGTITIMIRKDPDNEQMNVLVLDDGVGMEPDRLEQLRISIREWKGKQPEKQLNQGGYGLCNVNERLLLHYGADAQLEVDSRVGGGTRISFSIPILEGSP, encoded by the coding sequence TTGGCACGCTGGCTCACATCTTCGTTACAAAGGAAGCTATCGGTCGTCGTGACGGCTTCAATGATTGTGCCATTGCTGGCCTTGGGTCTGTTCGCCTTTCTGATCTCTTCCCGCATTACAGAGCAAAAAACAAAGCTGTCCGGCATGGATACACTGAAACAGGTGGAAGCGAATCTTCGTTATATGTTACAAGATGCCGAGAACCTATCGATTTTCCTGATTGGAGAACGGGACATCCAGCAGTATCTTAGCCACAATGAAGATCATGAGCTGGACCGGGTGGATATCCTGGGCAGGATGACCAATCTGGCTGCTTCCAAGAAATATATCGCCAACATCGCCATATATCCGGGACGTTTTGATGCCACATTGTCGACTGCTACCTGGTATGAATCCAATGAATCCAACCTTTCGTATCCCTCTGTTCCAAGCGGTGAAGCAGTCAAACAATGGACGGGGGTATACCCGGTGCAGAATTACGCGGGTATTCAAAATGTGATCACATTGGTTCGGCCGATTCGTAGTATCCATGATTATCGACCCATCGGCTGGTTAGCCATTAGTCTGGATGAGAAGGCCATATCCAAGGGATGGGCCGCTCTGGGATTAGGCAGAGGGCAAGGCAGACTGGAGCTCATCGGCAGTTCTGGAGAGATTCTGTCTTCGATGGACAAATCCCGACTTGGACTCAAGCTGGAGCAGGCCGAACCAGGAGTCACAACGTTAATTCAGGATGGCGGTAGCGGAACAACCACATATGGCAGTGGTGACGATAAACGGACATTGCTCTATTATCCGGAAGAATTGACGGGGTGGACGTTGGTTGGAACAGTCCCTTACGACCAGTACAAGTCCGAGAATCGGTACATTCTTATTCTGACCGGTTGCGCCGTTGCCATGTCTGCTGCGATCAGTGCTGCCTTGGTCTGGTTTACGGTGCGCCGTGTGACGAGGCCGCTTCGTGTGCTTACCAGACATCTGTCCCGAATTGATCCGGAACGTCCTCTTCCGCTGTTTCGGTCTGAAAGTGATGACGAGATTGGCAGGCTTGGGGAGAGTTACAATCTGCTCGGTGCACATATTCAGTTATTGAAGGAAGAGGTTATTCGAGGTGAAGCTCGCAAAAAAGAAGCGGATCTTCGGGTGCTTCAGGCGCAGATTAACCCGCACTTTCTGTATAACACGCTCTCTTCGATTCACTGGATTGCCTTGATGTCTGAAGAGAAGCGGATCGCGGATATGGTTGAGGGCTTGAGTGATTTTCTACGTATCAGCTTGAACAATGGTCAGGATTACTGCCCTGTGGAACAGGAGATTGCTCATATTCGCCATTATGTGCGTGTGCAGTCGATTCGTTTCCCTGATCAATTTGTGTTGCATTATATCGTAGATCCAGCGCTTGAGAAGCGAATGATGCTGAAGCTATTGCTGCAACCGCTTGTTGAGAACGCTATGATTCATGGCATTCAGCCCAAAGCAGGCGTGGGTACCATCACCATAATGATTCGCAAGGACCCGGATAATGAACAGATGAATGTGCTGGTGCTGGATGATGGTGTCGGCATGGAGCCGGACAGGCTGGAACAATTAAGGATAAGCATTAGGGAATGGAAGGGAAAACAGCCGGAAAAACAGCTAAACCAAGGCGGTTATGGGCTCTGCAATGTGAATGAGAGACTGCTGCTCCATTATGGAGCGGATGCACAGCTTGAAGTGGACAGCAGGGTTGGGGGAGGTACCCGGATTTCGTTTTCCATTCCAATCTTGGAGGGTTCGCCATGA